One Paraburkholderia caffeinilytica DNA segment encodes these proteins:
- a CDS encoding aconitase family protein, whose amino-acid sequence MSDTIRLDGRVLFLSQDPAVIEAQLAGDNFTRATAGALRDDVSTDEITPVTVMLTYDERLGQYPYVGFKAGERLPIGRHAVKDGGFQVTVAGKRYGKGSSRESSPLAELSAGIRLIVAESFERIYQQNCDNIGILTTTDFSVLDRLMAGEAVPIDAFLKGRDALTQQIIRSGGLLAYSKFADWPAPRVREVANAANASNVADAVSSTEPKTLVEKIIERHLHPGIESARRGDGVFIAADWRFSHDYFTGMCAHLMHRAFGKPAPLHAPDHIIAFQDHLVLASQSIPHVRDGLLPGVANLMEGHTSFSRDYPVRSQGALDNAPGSEGICHALMAEQYALPGQVACGTDSHTPHSGALGCLAFGAGATDIANSWVTGYVRCKVPETLRVEIDGTLRDGVTAKDVVLHLLRMDAIRSGGAIGLVFEYGGAAVRAMSIDERATLTNMVAELGGFTGIVEPDERTVAFLKERRGVDFTLENWMKSDAGAVYRDTIRIDASAIEPMLARPGDPGNGVPAPQLEQDVAIDIAYGGSCTAGKREDFDFYHEVLRWGVEQGMRVPEGTRLFLQFGTMAVRAYCESQGYLPVFERAGVTLVMPGCGSCANCGPGQSADASEVTISAINRNFPGRSGPGNVWLASPYTVAASALAGKITTFEQLKRTRS is encoded by the coding sequence ATGAGCGACACGATTCGTCTGGACGGCCGCGTGCTGTTCCTGTCCCAGGACCCCGCGGTGATCGAGGCGCAACTCGCCGGCGACAATTTCACGCGCGCCACCGCCGGTGCGCTGCGCGATGACGTCTCCACCGACGAAATCACCCCGGTCACCGTCATGCTCACCTATGACGAACGCCTCGGCCAGTATCCGTACGTCGGCTTCAAGGCGGGCGAGCGCCTGCCGATCGGCCGCCATGCGGTCAAGGACGGCGGCTTCCAGGTGACGGTGGCGGGCAAGCGCTACGGCAAGGGGTCGTCGCGCGAATCGAGTCCGTTGGCGGAGTTGTCGGCGGGCATTCGCTTGATTGTCGCCGAGAGTTTCGAGCGCATCTATCAGCAGAACTGCGACAACATCGGCATTCTCACCACGACTGATTTCTCCGTGCTCGATCGTTTGATGGCGGGCGAGGCGGTGCCGATCGACGCGTTTCTCAAGGGACGCGATGCGCTCACGCAGCAGATCATTCGCAGCGGCGGGTTGCTGGCATACAGCAAGTTCGCGGACTGGCCCGCGCCGCGCGTGCGGGAGGTGGCCAACGCGGCTAACGCGTCGAATGTGGCGGACGCAGTAAGTTCCACGGAGCCGAAGACGCTGGTCGAGAAGATCATCGAGCGTCATCTTCATCCCGGCATTGAAAGCGCGCGCCGCGGCGACGGCGTGTTCATCGCAGCCGACTGGCGCTTCAGCCACGACTACTTCACCGGCATGTGCGCGCATCTGATGCATCGCGCGTTCGGCAAGCCCGCGCCGCTGCATGCGCCGGATCACATCATCGCGTTTCAGGACCACCTGGTGCTCGCTTCGCAAAGCATTCCACACGTTCGCGACGGATTGCTGCCGGGCGTTGCCAATTTGATGGAAGGGCATACCTCGTTCTCGCGCGACTATCCGGTGCGTTCGCAAGGCGCGCTCGATAACGCGCCGGGTTCCGAGGGCATCTGTCATGCGTTGATGGCCGAGCAGTACGCGTTACCGGGGCAGGTTGCGTGCGGTACCGATTCGCACACGCCGCATTCGGGCGCGCTCGGCTGCCTCGCATTCGGCGCGGGCGCAACGGACATCGCCAATAGCTGGGTGACGGGCTACGTGCGCTGCAAGGTGCCGGAGACCTTGCGCGTCGAAATCGACGGCACGTTGCGCGACGGCGTCACGGCGAAGGACGTCGTGCTGCATCTGCTGCGCATGGACGCGATTCGCTCGGGCGGCGCAATCGGCCTCGTGTTCGAATACGGCGGCGCGGCGGTGCGCGCGATGTCGATCGACGAGCGCGCCACGCTGACCAACATGGTCGCGGAGTTGGGCGGCTTCACGGGCATCGTGGAACCGGACGAACGCACGGTCGCGTTTCTGAAGGAACGGCGCGGCGTCGATTTCACCCTTGAAAACTGGATGAAAAGCGATGCAGGCGCTGTCTATCGCGACACGATCCGCATCGACGCCAGCGCGATCGAACCGATGCTCGCGCGTCCAGGCGACCCGGGCAACGGCGTGCCGGCGCCGCAACTGGAACAGGACGTCGCGATCGATATCGCGTATGGCGGCTCGTGTACGGCGGGCAAGCGCGAAGATTTCGACTTCTATCACGAGGTCTTGCGCTGGGGCGTGGAGCAGGGCATGCGTGTGCCCGAGGGCACGCGTCTCTTCCTGCAATTCGGCACGATGGCGGTGCGCGCCTATTGCGAGAGCCAGGGTTATTTGCCGGTTTTCGAGCGCGCGGGCGTGACGCTCGTGATGCCGGGCTGCGGGTCGTGTGCGAATTGCGGACCGGGGCAGTCGGCGGATGCGAGCGAGGTGACGATCAGCGCGATCAACCGCAATTTTCCCGGCCGCTCAGGGCCGGGCAATGTGTGGCTCGCGAGTCCGTACACCGTCGCGGCCAGCGCGCTGGCCGGGAAAATCACGACCTTCGAACAATTGAAGCGCACCCGCAGCTAA
- a CDS encoding MFS transporter has translation MKSADSVDIKAFIDARKMSGYQWLVLVLCFLIVMMDGLDTAVMGFVAPVIMHDWNVSRAAFGPVMSAAMVGLAIGALAAGPIADRIGRKKVLVASVLCFGFFSLTCAFADSPVELVALRFLTGLGLGAAMPNSTTLLSEYVPSRSRSLLLTIMFTGFNFGSGAGGFVAASLIPHFGWRAVFMFGGILPLLSIPLLLWLLPESARLMLVRKMPTERIAATLGRVCGHVFGNDARFTAPEPVVAAKAPVRMLFADGYAFSTLMLWLTYFMGLLIIYLLTGWLPTLIKDAGLPVERAAAITGMFQLGGTVGAVAVGFAMDRMDRNAVIGAAYLLGGVFIFALGMGTLKSNLLPVLVTCAGFFMSGAQTGLNALAPSCYPTRARATGVSWMLGFGRLGGILGSLVGGALLSLGFSFGTVFAVLAVPALIAAAAIVMNRLALRFITSPVADA, from the coding sequence ATGAAATCTGCAGACTCGGTCGACATCAAGGCGTTTATCGACGCACGCAAGATGTCGGGCTACCAATGGCTGGTCCTCGTTCTATGTTTTCTGATCGTCATGATGGACGGCCTGGACACTGCCGTGATGGGCTTTGTCGCGCCCGTCATCATGCATGACTGGAATGTCAGCCGGGCCGCCTTCGGTCCGGTGATGAGCGCCGCGATGGTGGGCCTCGCGATCGGCGCGCTGGCCGCAGGGCCGATTGCCGATCGCATCGGGCGCAAGAAAGTGCTGGTTGCCTCCGTGTTGTGCTTCGGCTTCTTCAGCCTGACCTGCGCGTTCGCCGACTCACCGGTGGAACTTGTCGCACTGCGCTTTCTGACGGGCCTGGGTCTCGGCGCCGCGATGCCGAACTCGACCACGCTGCTCTCCGAGTACGTACCGTCGCGCAGCCGCTCGCTGCTGCTCACGATCATGTTCACCGGCTTCAACTTCGGTTCGGGGGCGGGCGGATTCGTGGCGGCTTCGCTGATTCCGCACTTCGGCTGGCGTGCGGTGTTCATGTTCGGCGGCATCTTGCCGCTCCTCAGTATTCCCCTGCTGCTGTGGCTGCTGCCTGAGTCCGCGCGTCTGATGCTGGTGCGCAAAATGCCGACCGAGCGCATTGCTGCAACGCTCGGCCGCGTCTGCGGACATGTCTTCGGCAATGACGCGCGCTTCACCGCGCCCGAACCCGTGGTCGCGGCGAAGGCGCCCGTGCGCATGCTGTTCGCGGACGGCTACGCATTCAGCACCTTGATGCTATGGCTCACGTACTTCATGGGCCTGCTGATCATCTATCTGCTCACTGGCTGGCTGCCGACCTTGATCAAGGACGCCGGTTTGCCGGTCGAGCGTGCCGCCGCGATCACCGGCATGTTCCAGTTGGGCGGCACCGTGGGCGCCGTTGCGGTCGGCTTCGCGATGGACCGCATGGATCGCAATGCGGTGATCGGTGCGGCGTATCTGCTCGGCGGCGTGTTCATCTTCGCGCTGGGCATGGGCACGCTCAAGTCGAACCTGCTGCCGGTTCTCGTCACCTGTGCCGGCTTTTTCATGAGCGGCGCGCAGACCGGCCTCAATGCGCTTGCACCGTCCTGCTATCCGACACGTGCCCGTGCAACCGGCGTGAGCTGGATGCTCGGGTTCGGCCGGCTTGGCGGCATTCTGGGCTCGCTCGTGGGTGGTGCGCTGCTGTCGCTGGGATTCAGTTTCGGAACGGTATTCGCGGTGCTCGCCGTGCCTGCGCTGATCGCTGCCGCGGCAATCGTCATGAATCGTCTCGCGCTGCGCTTCATTACCAGTCCCGTGGCCGACGCCTGA
- a CDS encoding helix-turn-helix domain-containing protein, producing the protein MNPANPERKTPPNELGALLRHWRDMRGISQLDLSFNAGVSQRHISFIESGRSVPSRQMLMDIAQTLDIPLRERNTLLLAAGYAPMYADGAWNAQDMHSVTKALGRMLRQHEPFPALVMDRYWNVLMTNESAPRFFNCFIDMAARKEPRNMLHLIFDPDGMRPFIADWQTVANSLIQRVYRESVGRVVDDRTHELLAALRAYPEVQSDLKSSRRADEAGTAAAAMPVIPIGFVKDGEVLNYFSMVATVGTPQAVAAQELRIECMFPADDETEARHLEMIGAVQPR; encoded by the coding sequence ATGAATCCTGCGAATCCCGAAAGGAAGACGCCACCGAACGAACTCGGCGCGTTGTTGCGTCACTGGAGAGACATGCGCGGCATCAGTCAGTTGGACTTGTCGTTCAACGCGGGTGTCTCGCAGCGTCATATCAGTTTTATCGAAAGCGGACGCAGCGTGCCGAGCCGGCAGATGCTGATGGATATCGCCCAGACGCTCGATATTCCTCTGCGCGAGCGCAACACGTTGCTATTGGCAGCCGGCTATGCGCCGATGTATGCCGACGGCGCCTGGAACGCACAGGACATGCACAGCGTCACGAAAGCGCTCGGACGCATGTTGCGCCAGCACGAGCCGTTTCCGGCGCTCGTCATGGATCGCTACTGGAACGTGCTGATGACCAACGAATCCGCACCGCGTTTTTTCAATTGCTTCATCGATATGGCCGCGCGCAAGGAGCCGCGCAACATGCTGCATCTGATTTTCGATCCGGATGGGATGCGTCCGTTCATTGCCGATTGGCAAACGGTGGCGAATAGCCTGATTCAGCGTGTCTATCGGGAATCGGTCGGTCGCGTGGTCGATGATCGGACGCACGAGTTGCTGGCCGCGCTGCGTGCCTATCCGGAGGTGCAATCGGATTTGAAGTCTTCCCGGCGCGCCGACGAAGCCGGGACGGCTGCTGCGGCGATGCCGGTGATACCGATCGGCTTCGTCAAGGACGGCGAGGTCCTGAATTACTTTTCAATGGTTGCAACCGTGGGCACGCCACAAGCCGTGGCCGCTCAAGAACTGCGTATCGAATGCATGTTCCCGGCGGACGACGAGACCGAAGCGCGACATCTTGAGATGATCGGCGCGGTCCAGCCGCGCTGA
- a CDS encoding dienelactone hydrolase family protein, whose amino-acid sequence MPLHLKFSLSFLWSAFVLLATLPQVAWSAARSAVEPEAPLNEKIVRVPVQSSPLVTLEVTVYMPAHSAGGGSFPLALINHGASHDPLNAPRVGDQFIPWYFLSRGYAVAMPMLRGYAHSWGHLTPHGCDVLAIGNDAAKDIRKVLDYVKKIPGIDARQIVVAGKSMGGWNTLVFGAQNPADVKGLLNFAGGVKEADCSKPDESLITAAGELGSRTRLPSIWLYGDNDQTFSSATWKGMYAHFTAAGGHAQLVDYGDFQKDARQAYTRYLAATRPRAFAIARDGAWGQASGIDSINAALVQCANGHEECRVYSVDGDVVWAKK is encoded by the coding sequence ATGCCGCTACACCTGAAGTTTTCGCTTTCCTTTCTTTGGAGTGCATTCGTTTTGCTTGCCACGCTGCCTCAGGTCGCATGGTCGGCAGCCCGCAGTGCAGTCGAACCGGAGGCGCCGCTTAACGAGAAAATTGTTCGCGTGCCCGTTCAATCGTCGCCGCTAGTCACACTGGAAGTGACGGTGTATATGCCTGCACACTCTGCGGGCGGTGGTTCCTTTCCGCTCGCGCTCATCAATCATGGTGCGTCGCACGATCCGCTGAACGCGCCGCGCGTGGGCGATCAATTCATACCGTGGTACTTTCTCTCGCGAGGCTATGCCGTCGCCATGCCGATGCTGCGCGGCTACGCCCATTCCTGGGGCCATCTCACGCCGCACGGTTGCGACGTACTGGCCATTGGCAACGATGCCGCCAAGGACATTCGCAAGGTGCTCGATTATGTGAAAAAAATCCCCGGCATTGACGCCAGGCAGATCGTCGTCGCGGGCAAGAGCATGGGGGGCTGGAATACGCTCGTATTCGGTGCGCAGAATCCTGCGGACGTGAAGGGACTGCTCAATTTCGCGGGTGGCGTGAAAGAGGCTGATTGCAGCAAGCCCGACGAAAGCCTGATTACGGCTGCCGGTGAACTCGGCTCGCGCACGCGCTTGCCATCGATCTGGTTGTACGGCGACAACGACCAGACTTTCTCCAGCGCGACGTGGAAAGGCATGTATGCCCACTTCACGGCCGCGGGCGGTCATGCGCAACTGGTGGACTATGGCGACTTCCAGAAGGACGCGCGGCAGGCCTATACACGTTATCTAGCCGCGACACGGCCGCGGGCATTTGCGATCGCACGCGATGGCGCGTGGGGGCAGGCGTCCGGGATCGATTCGATCAACGCGGCTCTGGTGCAGTGTGCAAACGGCCACGAGGAATGCCGCGTCTATTCGGTGGACGGCGATGTTGTATGGGCCAAAAAGTAG
- a CDS encoding porin, whose translation MIKSIRRVDVVLFGAAIAASVPAFAQSSVTLYGVVDNGLSYTNNQTSLGSTSGGKSAVKMTPGVWAGSRFGLKGGEDLGGNTKAIFQLESGFNSASGAQQYTNAMFGRQAWVGVTNPTYGTFTAGRQYASYYQLLSPYSPTTWITGYYGAHPGDIDGLDTIYRANNTLEYTSPQLYGLKVSGSYSLGGVAGSTNQGSTWSTAVQYAMGPVGLAVGFSRINNSTAGGGTWGADSTTTNGGSQIGVSALTNGYQTAQAQQRFAVGGGYTFNSAWDITATYSNVQYIPGSGSKFHDTAIFNTGGAVLHWKPAVAWDFGAGYSYTRATRANGITDSAQYHQFNLSEYYALSKRTGLYALEAYQKAKGKTLGTSGAGHIIDATATLGDGYNSAPSSSGSQLAVGVGIIHRF comes from the coding sequence ATGATTAAAAGTATCAGGCGAGTGGACGTTGTGCTGTTCGGCGCAGCGATCGCAGCTTCCGTGCCGGCATTCGCACAAAGCAGCGTCACGCTGTACGGCGTCGTCGACAACGGCCTTTCCTACACGAACAATCAGACAAGCCTCGGTTCCACCAGTGGAGGCAAATCGGCCGTCAAGATGACGCCGGGCGTGTGGGCGGGCAGCCGCTTCGGCCTGAAGGGCGGGGAAGACCTGGGCGGCAACACGAAAGCGATCTTCCAGCTCGAATCCGGCTTCAATTCGGCAAGCGGCGCCCAGCAATACACCAATGCGATGTTCGGCCGCCAGGCGTGGGTCGGCGTGACCAACCCGACGTACGGGACCTTCACGGCGGGCCGCCAATACGCTTCGTATTACCAACTGCTCTCGCCGTATAGCCCGACGACCTGGATCACCGGCTACTACGGCGCGCATCCCGGCGATATCGACGGCCTCGACACGATCTACCGCGCGAACAATACGCTGGAATACACGTCGCCGCAGCTCTATGGCCTGAAGGTGAGCGGCTCGTATTCGCTGGGCGGCGTGGCGGGCAGCACGAACCAGGGCTCGACGTGGTCGACCGCGGTTCAGTATGCGATGGGGCCGGTCGGCTTGGCGGTCGGCTTCTCGCGGATCAACAACTCGACCGCGGGCGGCGGCACATGGGGCGCGGATTCGACGACCACGAACGGCGGCTCGCAGATCGGCGTATCCGCGCTGACGAACGGCTATCAGACCGCGCAGGCGCAACAGCGTTTCGCGGTAGGCGGCGGTTACACGTTCAATAGCGCGTGGGACATCACGGCCACCTATTCGAACGTCCAGTACATTCCGGGCAGTGGCTCGAAGTTCCACGATACGGCGATCTTCAATACCGGCGGTGCGGTCTTGCACTGGAAGCCGGCCGTTGCGTGGGACTTCGGCGCGGGGTACAGCTATACCCGTGCCACGCGCGCGAACGGCATTACGGACAGTGCGCAATACCACCAGTTCAATCTCTCCGAGTATTACGCGTTGTCCAAGCGCACGGGTTTGTATGCGCTGGAGGCGTACCAGAAGGCGAAGGGCAAGACGCTGGGAACCAGCGGCGCCGGGCACATCATCGACGCCACGGCGACCCTCGGCGACGGGTATAACAGCGCGCCGTCTTCGTCAGGCAGTCAGTTGGCGGTGGGCGTGGGCATTATTCACCGGTTCTGA
- a CDS encoding carboxymuconolactone decarboxylase family protein — protein sequence MSTFHIHTIESAPKQSKPVLRQLQQNFGLIPNIAGAMAESPVLIGGFIGIFQKVHAGTFTEAQIQTLLLTNAVTNACSWAVAFHTALALKEGLSPADVQAIRDGRAPADRKHAALSTLTKTAIEKRGHLGDEDVNPFLEAGFRLDQVLEVLTVLAASTITNYAGNITRPPLEAPFQEYVWTA from the coding sequence ATGTCGACGTTTCACATTCATACGATTGAATCCGCACCCAAGCAATCAAAGCCAGTGCTTCGGCAACTCCAGCAAAACTTCGGCCTGATTCCCAACATCGCGGGCGCCATGGCTGAATCGCCGGTGTTGATCGGCGGCTTCATCGGCATCTTCCAGAAAGTTCATGCGGGTACTTTTACCGAAGCGCAGATACAGACTCTATTGCTGACTAACGCGGTGACCAACGCATGTTCATGGGCGGTTGCGTTTCACACCGCACTCGCGCTGAAAGAGGGCCTTTCACCCGCCGACGTTCAAGCGATTCGCGATGGCCGCGCACCGGCCGATCGCAAGCATGCGGCGTTGTCGACCTTGACGAAAACAGCGATCGAGAAGCGCGGACACCTGGGTGACGAGGACGTGAACCCGTTTCTCGAAGCCGGCTTCCGTCTGGATCAGGTGCTCGAGGTTCTCACGGTGCTGGCTGCGTCCACGATCACGAACTACGCCGGCAACATCACCCGGCCTCCGCTCGAAGCACCTTTCCAGGAGTATGTCTGGACCGCATGA
- a CDS encoding LysR family transcriptional regulator: MENLLKKLDLTSLRLFVAVCQEQNIARAAEREFIASSAVSRRIAEIEALIGLPVIQRQSRGITVTPVGETVLRHALAIIGNIEQMSAELSRFSSGAKGRVRVVANLSSIVQFLPEDVAAFGRVFPEVSIELEEENSADVLRIVDEHGADFGICNPVAGSETFEQVPYREDRLAVLVPGGHRLASAARVAFNELLDDSFVGLRSESALTKLLAQQAAASAGRQLDVRIRVSSLDALCRMVHAGLGIAIVPEQVGLLYVNALDVRLLSLSDAWAVRHLIMIFKSRDQLSASAAALVGFLGSKP; the protein is encoded by the coding sequence ATGGAAAACCTCCTCAAGAAACTCGACCTCACCTCGTTGCGCCTGTTCGTCGCCGTCTGCCAGGAGCAGAACATCGCGCGCGCGGCCGAGCGCGAGTTCATCGCGTCGTCCGCGGTGAGCCGGCGCATTGCCGAGATCGAGGCGTTGATCGGCTTACCGGTGATTCAGCGCCAGTCGCGCGGCATTACGGTGACGCCGGTCGGCGAGACCGTGCTGCGCCATGCGCTGGCGATCATCGGCAACATCGAACAAATGAGTGCCGAGTTGTCGCGTTTTTCGTCGGGGGCAAAGGGGCGGGTGCGGGTGGTGGCGAATCTCTCGTCGATCGTGCAATTCTTGCCGGAGGACGTTGCGGCTTTCGGGCGCGTGTTTCCGGAGGTGTCGATCGAACTGGAGGAGGAGAACAGCGCGGACGTGTTGCGTATCGTCGACGAACACGGAGCGGACTTTGGCATCTGCAATCCCGTAGCGGGGAGTGAAACGTTCGAACAGGTGCCGTATCGGGAAGACCGCCTGGCGGTGCTGGTGCCGGGCGGCCATCGTCTGGCTTCCGCTGCACGGGTGGCGTTCAACGAATTACTCGACGACAGCTTCGTCGGCCTGCGCAGCGAGAGCGCGCTGACGAAGCTTCTCGCGCAGCAAGCGGCGGCCAGCGCGGGGCGGCAGCTCGACGTGAGGATCCGCGTCAGCAGCCTCGATGCGCTGTGCCGGATGGTCCACGCCGGCCTCGGTATCGCAATCGTGCCCGAGCAGGTGGGCCTGCTCTATGTGAACGCGCTCGACGTGCGCTTGCTGTCCTTGAGCGACGCCTGGGCGGTGCGGCATCTCATCATGATCTTCAAGTCGCGCGATCAGTTGAGCGCCAGCGCGGCGGCGCTGGTGGGGTTCCTCGGCAGTAAGCCCTAG
- a CDS encoding LysR family transcriptional regulator translates to MSSKELLNLAQLRAFRLVADMGSATRAAAALFRAQSAVTRSVQELESALGEPLFDRGPSGMLPTPVGRAVLQRCERIFAELEELAQWCSARQARRRPTAEGALPAYLLNTRRLQLFIALARHRHMPSAAKTFGISQPAVSTAIRVLESGSGLSLFHRSPRGILLTTEGETFLLHVRRALNELRHVPDDIAALHGKIQGAVTVGALPLGRTLLLPKAIARMTTQHPGVRVITDESAYEALVAGLRAGDIDFILGALRDNDASSGLKNERLMSEDMVILVRRDHALTRARDLTIMDLRDAQWIVPRSNAPARGLFEAQFRRMKVKPPMPTVETADLAVIRGLLLGTDMVAALSGQQLHYEVQSGQLAVLDVPLHNTRRDIGLTMRAVGTPSPAARALIDAIRLSVVDVTRTISIAAS, encoded by the coding sequence GTGAGCAGCAAGGAACTCCTCAACCTGGCGCAATTGCGCGCATTTCGACTCGTTGCCGACATGGGCAGCGCAACGCGTGCGGCAGCGGCGCTGTTTCGGGCCCAGTCGGCGGTGACGCGGTCGGTGCAGGAACTCGAGTCGGCGCTCGGCGAGCCGCTCTTCGATCGCGGTCCCTCAGGCATGCTCCCGACACCCGTCGGCCGGGCCGTGCTGCAGCGTTGCGAGCGCATCTTCGCCGAGCTGGAAGAGCTCGCGCAGTGGTGCTCGGCGAGGCAGGCACGCCGGCGCCCAACCGCGGAAGGCGCACTGCCGGCCTATCTGCTCAACACCCGGCGGCTTCAGCTTTTCATCGCCTTGGCGCGGCATCGGCATATGCCGAGCGCGGCGAAGACCTTCGGCATCAGTCAGCCGGCCGTGAGCACCGCGATTCGCGTGCTGGAAAGCGGCTCCGGTTTGAGCCTGTTCCATCGCAGCCCGCGCGGAATCCTGCTCACCACGGAAGGCGAAACGTTTCTGCTTCACGTGCGTCGCGCTTTGAACGAATTGCGGCATGTGCCCGACGATATCGCCGCCTTGCACGGCAAGATCCAGGGGGCGGTGACGGTGGGCGCATTGCCGCTCGGGCGCACGCTGCTCCTGCCCAAGGCCATCGCGCGGATGACCACGCAGCATCCGGGCGTGCGCGTCATCACGGACGAAAGCGCCTACGAGGCGCTGGTCGCCGGTCTGCGCGCGGGCGACATCGACTTCATTCTCGGCGCGCTGCGCGATAACGACGCCAGCAGCGGTCTGAAGAACGAGCGCCTGATGTCGGAAGACATGGTGATTCTGGTGCGGCGCGACCACGCGCTCACTCGTGCGCGCGATCTGACCATCATGGATCTGCGCGACGCACAGTGGATCGTGCCGCGCAGCAATGCGCCGGCTCGCGGCCTGTTCGAAGCGCAATTCAGGCGAATGAAAGTGAAGCCGCCCATGCCCACGGTCGAGACAGCCGACCTTGCGGTGATTCGTGGGCTGCTGCTCGGCACGGACATGGTCGCGGCGCTATCGGGCCAGCAACTGCACTACGAAGTTCAATCCGGTCAACTGGCGGTGCTCGATGTGCCGTTGCACAACACCCGGCGCGACATTGGCCTGACCATGCGGGCCGTCGGCACGCCCTCACCTGCGGCGCGCGCATTGATCGACGCGATCCGGCTGTCGGTTGTCGATGTCACGCGCACAATCAGCATCGCAGCGAGTTAG
- a CDS encoding MFS transporter — translation MASPDHAGSVARRDGGAASSASATAPASVASTTLDAGNISARLDRLPATRSIWKLVVLLSLGFFFELYDLLYSGYVAPGLVKSGLLTATTHGLFGSTGVASFIAALFSGLFIGTIACGFLADRFGRRAVFTYSLLWYTAANVVMAFQDTATGLNFWRFVAGIGIGVELVTIGTYISELVPKQIRGRAFACEQAVGFMAVPVVAFLSYLLVPRTLFGLDGWRWVVLIGAHGALFVWWIRRALPESPRWLAQQGRLAEADRVMSALEAKVRSEYGRELPPPALPVPVAPRGSFRDMWVPPYRSRTLMMTIFNIFQTVGFYGFANWVPTLLIKQGITITTSLMYSSVIALAAPIGPVIGLFIGDRFERKTVIVAMAAVNIVCGLWFSQASGAVLLVSLGVCLTLAGNIISYSYHAYQTELFPTSIRARAVGFVYSWSRFSAIFTAFLIAAVLKHFGTTGVFVFIAGAMLIVMLAIGLMGPRTKGLELERISR, via the coding sequence ATGGCATCCCCCGATCACGCCGGGTCCGTCGCGCGTCGCGACGGCGGCGCGGCATCTTCCGCAAGCGCCACTGCTCCGGCGTCCGTGGCGTCCACTACGCTCGACGCCGGCAATATCTCCGCGCGCCTCGACCGGCTGCCCGCCACGCGCTCCATCTGGAAGCTGGTGGTGCTGCTGAGCCTCGGCTTCTTCTTCGAACTGTACGACCTGCTGTACTCGGGCTATGTCGCGCCTGGCCTCGTCAAAAGTGGTTTGCTCACCGCGACGACGCATGGTCTGTTCGGCTCGACCGGCGTCGCGAGTTTCATCGCTGCATTGTTTAGCGGGCTGTTCATCGGCACGATCGCGTGCGGCTTTCTCGCGGATCGCTTCGGGCGCCGCGCCGTGTTCACGTATTCGCTGCTGTGGTACACGGCGGCCAACGTCGTGATGGCGTTTCAGGATACCGCGACGGGTCTGAACTTCTGGCGCTTCGTGGCGGGGATCGGCATCGGCGTCGAGCTGGTGACGATCGGCACGTATATCTCCGAGCTGGTGCCCAAGCAGATTCGCGGCCGTGCTTTCGCATGCGAACAGGCGGTTGGTTTTATGGCGGTGCCGGTGGTTGCGTTTCTGTCCTATCTGCTGGTGCCGCGCACGCTGTTCGGCCTCGATGGCTGGCGCTGGGTGGTGTTGATCGGCGCGCACGGTGCGCTGTTCGTGTGGTGGATCCGGCGCGCGTTGCCGGAAAGCCCGCGTTGGCTTGCGCAACAAGGGCGTCTCGCCGAAGCCGATCGCGTGATGAGCGCGCTCGAAGCGAAAGTGCGTAGCGAATACGGCCGTGAGTTGCCGCCGCCCGCGCTGCCGGTGCCGGTCGCGCCGCGTGGCAGCTTCCGCGATATGTGGGTGCCGCCGTACCGCAGCCGCACGCTGATGATGACGATCTTCAATATCTTCCAGACGGTCGGCTTCTACGGCTTTGCGAACTGGGTGCCGACACTGCTGATCAAGCAGGGTATTACGATCACCACGAGCCTGATGTACTCGAGCGTGATTGCGCTGGCTGCGCCGATCGGTCCGGTGATTGGCCTCTTTATCGGCGACCGCTTCGAGCGCAAGACGGTGATTGTGGCGATGGCGGCCGTGAATATCGTGTGCGGGCTGTGGTTCAGCCAGGCGTCCGGCGCGGTGTTGCTGGTGAGTCTCGGCGTGTGTTTGACGCTCGCGGGCAATATCATTTCGTATAGCTACCATGCGTATCAGACTGAGCTTTTCCCGACTAGCATTCGGGCACGGGCGGTGGGCTTTGTTTATTCGTGGAGTCGCTTCTCGGCGATATTCACGGCGTTTTTGATTGCGGCGGTGTTGAAGCACTTCGGTACCACTGGCGTGTTTGTGTTTATCGCCGGTGCGATGCTGATCGTGATGCTGGCGATTGGGTTGATGGGGCCGCGGACGAAGGGGCTTGAGTTGGAGAGGATTTCCAGATAA